The Sneathiella limimaris region ATCGTCACCAACGGCAAGGTAACAAAGAAAATTCCATGGCTGATAATTGCCGTCCAGGGCTCGCCATAAGGGCCAGTTGTTGCCCAGAAAGTCAGGAACCCAAGCGCAGTAATCACTGGTGGTAGAATAAAGGGTGCAACACCCAACAGCCGAAATACTTGCGCCCAAGGGGCTCGGTACCGCCATAAAAACCATGCCAAAGGCAAAGCGACCGAGACAGCTAGAAAGGCAGATCCTGTGGCCAGGATAAGAGAATTAATCAAAGCATCGCGCCAACCTGCATCCGTAAAAATCTGAGCATACCAGGAAAGTGAAAACCCTTCTGGTGGGAAGGTCAGGCTTTGCTTCTCATTAACGGATACTCCGACCACCACAATGAGGGGAAGCAGCATGAAAAAAGCAACACATGCAAAGAACAGGGTGCGGGAAAGACGAGCGTTCATCTCACAACCTCCGTCTTCCGGCCAATAAGTAATGTTAGTCCAACCAAAGCCAGCGACATCAGCACCAAGAACACGGCCATTGCGGAAGCAAATGGCATGTTGGACTGATAAATGGCCTGATCCGTAATCAGCACCGAGAGGGTCCAATGTTGGGGGCGCCCCAGAATTTGCGGGATTAAATAGCTTCCAAGGGCAAAGACAAAGACCATAATCAAGGCAGCCAAAAGAGTATTTCTCTGAACTGGGAACAGGACATTCAGAAAGGCCCTTATTGGTGACGCACCCATAGTTCTCGCCGCTTCCAGAAAACTGGTATCAAAGCGGGCCAAAGATGGATAGAGCACCAGAATACTATATGGGAGTGCTTGATAAACCATAGCGGTCAACACTGCCCCAAATCCCGGATAGTAAGCGGTGGGTTTTTCCAAAAGCCCCAACCATACCAGCACATTTGAAAGTCCCGCCGTTCGGGAAAAAAGAGAAGACCAGGCAAAGCCAATAATCACCTCTGACAATGACAAAACAGAAAGGATGCCAATCAGCCATATGACCTGTGTTGGGCGGGAAGTTTTGGTCAGCAGGTAGGTAAAGGGAAAAGAAATTGCGACACAGATAACCGCCACCATCATGGCCAGCATCAGGGAAAAGCCCAATACCTTGGCAAAAAACAGGCTAAAAAACCGCTCATAATTGCTGAGAACAAAATCTGGCGTGTAAAATCCGCCCACATCCCGCTGAAAGAAACTAACGGCGATCATGGTACCGAAGGGGATCACAAAAAACACCAACAGCATGAGAGCTGGATAAAATAAGGGACCATAATCCCGGATCGATTTGGGGGGCAGTTGCATCATTGGGTGAGCATCACACAATTTTCAGCCGGCAGATTTAAACCGACCTCATCACCAATTTTCAGATCCTGCCGATCACGTGGAGACGTCACTGTTGTCATTTGCTGACCCTCAATCTCAACAAAAGTTTCAACCGTACTCCCAAGATCACGGATGAAGACAACCTTGCCCGTCAGATCTCCGACCTCAGCACTCACAATACGGACATCTTCAGGTCGGATTGAAAGTGTTGCGCTCGAATGGCCTTCAGGCAATCGCAGATCCTTGAGGGGAAATGATTTGAATACGGGAACCCCTGCCCCATTTGCAGCAACTTCCAGAAGGTTTGTCGCGCCAATGAAGTCGGCGACAAACTTATCTGCAGGTTTTCGGTAGATATCAACGGGACTGGCTGCCTGCCGAATTCTCCCCTCGCCCATCACAACGACCAGATCGGCCATTGTCATGGCTTCTCTTTGGTCATGAGTAACGACAATCGTCGTGATTCCCAGTTTTTGCTGCAACTGGCGAAGTTCAAGCTGCATATCCTCGCGCAGCTTGGCATCAAGAGCCGAAAGCGGCTCATCCAACAGAAAGAGACCTGGTGACAATGCCAGCGCCCGAGCAATGGCAACGCGTTGGCGCTGTCCGCCGGAAAGCTGATTGATCATCCGGTTTTCATATCCCGGTAAATGGATGAGATCCAGTAGTTCTTTCACCCGAGCCTGCTGCTCGCTCTTACTACTTTTCCGGATCCGCAAAGAATAAGCAATATTCTCAGCGACGCTGAGATGTGGGAACAAAGCAAGGGACTGAAACACCATGCCAAGGTTCCGTTTGTGTGTTGGAATGCGAGTAATATCTTCACCATCAAGATGGATATCACCATTGGTTGGATCTTCAAGACCAGCAATCATGCGAAGAAGCGTTGTCTTGCCGCAACCAGAAGGCCCAAGCAGACATACGAAGCTGCCTTCAGGTATGTCCAGATTTACATCTTTTACGGCTACAAAGGATCCAAATTCCTTGCGAATTCCCGTCAAGGTTAGTCCCGACATTCCGCCTCACTTTACTCTTTAAAAACTGGCTGGAGCTTCTTGAACTCCAGCCAGCCTAATTTTAACATCTAATACGTAAGGATATACGCCTCTTGCGGCTTAGCCAACAATCAGTTCTGTCCACTTCTGGTTCAACCAGTCAGAACGGTTCTGATACATGTCGTAGCGCGGAATGATCGGGTCGATTTCGGATGACACAGACGCAAATTCATCGGCTGTCAGGTTCAAAAGAGGCCGCTTCACAGTTGGTGATGTTCCAACTTTACGAGACATCTCAGACTGCACATCTGGAAGGCTCATATAGTTCATGAAGATATGCGCCTCTTCAACCTTATCTGAGGCACGGGAAAGCGCCCAGCTACCGCTGTCCAGAATACCCCCTTCTTTAGGGAAGGTTGAACGAACAGGGTGGCCATCAGCAATCGCAAGACCTGTAACATCATGATAATATTGACCCATTGGGATCTCACCGGACTTCAAGCCTTGCTCAAACTGAGCTTCATCCCGGTACCATAGACGGACATTTGGTTTAACTTCAGCCAGCTTATCAAAAGCTTTGAGAATTCCCTCTTCCGTATCCAGGACCTGGGTACCACCGAGGAAAGTTTTCGCTGTCACCTCCAATAGGAAGGAGTTGGAGACCAGCGCCAAAAGACCCAATTGATCTTCACGAGCTGCATCCCACATGGCGGCCCAGGAAGTTGGCTCTTCCTTAATGACTTCAGTATTGGAAACCAGATTTACATACCAAGACACGGCGCCAACACCAGCCACACGACCGTCAGGATACTTATTGATAAAGTTACCAAGCAAGTTTTCACTGTTCGGGATCTTGGACAGGTCAAGTGCTGCCCAAAGATCTGTTTTCTGGCCTTTCAGCATGGCTACCTGAGACATCATGGAAACGTCAGCCGGTGCGCGTTTTGCGCGGGCTGCCTGCTCCAACTGAACAAGCCATGCTTCACCTGTTGGCTCCGCCACAGATTCTACAGCAATACCGGTCGCTTCGGTAAAGCCTGGGAAGATATGCTTATCGAAAGAGTCCTTAAAGTACCCTCCGTAAACACCAACCTTCAGTGACCGCTCATTCGCGCGGATGATGGATGGCATGGAAAACGCGACAACACCAGCTGCGCCTGCGCCTAATGCAGCGCGCCGTGTAATCCCCTTTGATTTTATTTCAGACATATTGCACTCCTCTGTTTAAATTCCTTGGCACACACGAGGTTATCCCTTGCTTGATTATTATTGTTTGTCTTTCAAAAATGGACTGAAAGCCATCAGGCTCAGGATCTCAAAAAGAACCTGTGCACCCACATGAGCTGAATTCGTTGTCGGATCATATTGGGGAGCAACTTCCACAACATCACCACCGCAGATATTCAAGCCTTTCAAACCCCGTAAAAATTCCAGTACTTCCCGTGTGGTCAATCCGCCCACTTCCGGCGTACCCGTCCCTGGTGCGAAAGAAGGATCAATCCCGTCAATATCAAACGTAACATAGACAGGCCCATCACCGACCACTTCCCGGGCTTTTTCGATTACTGCGGCAATGCCCATATGAGGAACATCTTCTGCGTGAATAACCGTCATTCCAGATTTCTCTGAAAATTCCCACAAATATTCAGCAGACCCCCGGATCCCAATTTGAACGGTCCGTGTCGGATCCAGAACCCCATCCAGCACCGCATTTCGAAATGGGCCGCCATGATGGAATTTTGTTTCATCAAAAGAGCCGCCCGTATCACAATGGGCATCAATATGGATAAGACCAACAGGGGCTTCCCGACCGACAACCTTCAGAATGGGATGAGTTATGGAATGATCACCGCCCACTGATAGCGGGACAACACCCGCATCAACAACCTTGTTGATATAGGCTTCAATATTATCAAGGCTCTTTTCAAGCCGATAACGACTGTCAAAAGCAACATCACCAATATCTTCAACAGCGAGTTCCTGTACTGGCGCTGTTTTCAGGACATGGTTATAGGGACCAATACGTTCAATCGCACGAAGAGCGCGCGGGCCGAAGCGCGCACCAGGCCTGTTGGTCACACCCAAATCCATTGGAATCCCGATCAGAGCAACCTGCAAATCTGAAATTTGGGTCGCAAGGTCAGTGACATGACGGTATGGGGCATCCAGAAACGTTGGGACACCTGAATAAGGGGCAAGGCGCGTTCCCTCTCCAGAGAAGATTTGGTTCGCAACTTTTTGAAATTCCGGATCATGTAACTCACCGCCATGGCTTTCGCCAAACTGCGCACGGAGTTCCTCTAACCTCTCCGGGTTCCAAGTCTTTGACATCTTGCACCTGTCTGTATTTTTTTCACATACGAGAAATAATCAACTCTCTAGCATTATTGAATAATTAGATTTCAGACGACCCCTCAAGCCTCGAAATCCCTTATTCCTCGATTGACGAACATAATTGTTGTGAATAAAATTCGAAAAAGCAATTGATATTGTTCCTGCCGCCATGTGAGAAAAATTCACATATAAGTTTTGAAAGTGTATCACCTGAATGTCCTCGTCGCTGCCACCGCTGAAACCGCTACGCGCTTTTGAAGCCACAGCAAGATCTGGAAGCGTCACAGCAGCAGCAAAAGAACTCAATGTAACTCATAGTGCGATCAGCCATCAGATCAAGGCACTCGAGAAATCCCTTGGGTTGAAACTGTTTGAAAGAGAAGCGCAAGGCTTGAAACTCACAGCGCAAGGCAACCAGCTTCTACCTGCTGTAACGCTTGCTTTTCGGGAAATAACTGCAGCAGCCGTGCGCATGAACAGACCGACGACCAGCGGTAAGCTCTCCATTGCCTGCCCGCCTGCCTTACTTTCCTTTTGGTTGGTCCCCCGTATTAATCGCTTTTGTGCACAATATCCTGAAATCCAGCTCCATTTTACAGCTTCTGTCGATAAATCGCTGCTCTTTAACGCAGATGTAGATGTGGCGATTCTTTATGGAGATCCGCCCAGGCGGGATTGCTGGCTCAGCCACTGGACGCAGTTTGACCTCTTCCCTGTTACATCCCCAACCCATGCTAACCGTCATGCTATTCGCACACTTGATGATCTGGAAGATCATGTAATCCTGCACGCAGATGATGGTCGGGAATGGCAAACCTGGCTTGGAACAGCAGGGGCGCTTGGTCTCTCCCCTCGGCAACAACATTATATGGGGGACGCCCGGTTGGCAATTGATGCTGCCTTGCAGGGACAAGGGATTGCCCTTGGCGATACCCTGACCGCCAGCAACCTGCTTCATACTGGCGACCTTGTAATCCCCTTTGATCTGGCTGTTCCGGCGAATGATGCATTCTATATCGCAAGTCAAAATGAAATTCGCTCTACACCAATTGTAGACGCCTTTATTGAATGGCTCTTTGAAGCCCTAGAAGAGGACCAGGCCGAAATGCCGGTTCCCAATTCCGAAACAACGCAACGCACCTTATAATCTATAACGGACCCAAATGACCTCTGCCGCCTTCAACCCGCTGATTGATACCTTATCTTTGCCACCTATCCCGCTCGTTCAAAAATGGGCAAAAGCCTATGATGGATCCAGAGGAAAGCTACTGGATCTTGCACAGGCTGTACCGGGGTATCCACCTGCTCCTGAAATGCTGACTTGGCTCAAAGAAACAGCAGGCGACGCAAGCTATACTGGTTATGGCCCGATCGAGGGGGATTTGGATTTGCGAGAAGCCTATGCGAAGGAGGTTAGCAATATCTATAGAAGCCCCATTGGAACTCATCAAATCCACATCACTTCAGGCTGCAATCAGGCTTTTGTTGCCGCCGTTATGACGATAGCTGGCGCGGGCGACAGTATTCTTTTGAGTGATCCCTTCTACTTCAATCATGACACAACGCTGGACATGCTGGGGATCGGCGTCAAACGCTTTGCCCTTAGCGAAGAGAACAATTTCATTCCGCGAATTAGTGACCTGGAAGCGGCACTTGATCCGACGGTCAAGGCCATCATGCTGGTCTCCCCCAACAACCCAACGGGTGCTATTTACCCTGCAGAGTGGCTTGAAGAGGCACTTTTCCTTTGCCAGAAAAAAGGAATTTGGATGATCCTCGATGAAACCTATCGGGATTTTCTCCCCTTGGATCAGTCGCATCCTCATGACCTTTTTGCTAAAAGTAGCTGGGGGGAGAACTTTATTCAGCTCTACAGCTTTTCAAAATCCTTTTGCATACCTGGACATCGGCTTGGTGCCATTATCGCTGGTGAGACCGCAATACAACAGATCATCAAGGTGATGGATAATCTACAGATTTGTGCACCCCGTCCTCCCCAAGGTGCCGTTGCAAAAGGCATCGTGGAACTCGATAACTGGCGGGCCGAAAACCGCAATGAAATCGCCCGTCGGGCTGAGGCATTAAAAGAAGCCTTAAGACCACTTGAGAAGTGGCATGTTGCATCAATTGGCGCCTATTTTTCCTATATCAAGCATGATTTCGACGGCGTTTCGTCTGAAGTGATTGCAGAAAAACTAGGCCGCGAATATGGGGTTAGCTGTCTGCCGGGTACATTTTTTGGAAACGGACAAGACTCTTATCTGCGTTTTGCGTTTGCCAATATCGACCCGGCGAGTATTCATCTGCTAACTGAACGGTTGAAAGGCTTCACGCTAACAAGCTAACGCGACCGTTCATTCCTTATTCCGACCCTCACATCTGGTAACACCAATGCACCTGCCATGATGGTTGGTGAAAAAGCTGCCGATATGATCCTGCAAGAAACCTGATAGCAAGAAGCGAGAAACTTATGGCTGATCAGCATTTTGCACCTGACTATTCCGAAACACCCTACTGGTGGGCTGACGCTACGCCATATCCCGCACAGGCAGAGCTCACGAAAAAGGCTGATGTTGTGATTATCGGCGGCGGATATACAGGGCTACATGCGGGTATCCAAACGGCCAGAGCAGGTATGGATACAGTCGTTGTTGATGCTGAAGACTTGGGATGGGGATGCAGCACTCGAAACGGTGGTCAAATTAGCACCAGCATCAAACCCACATATAGCGAACTTGTGGGCCGGTTTGGCAGTGATCAGGCACTCGCCATCTATCGGGAAGGTCAGAACTCCCTCTCCTGGACTCAAGAGTTCATTGAAACAGAGCAAATTGAATGTGACTTCGATGTTGTTGGGCGTTATCACGCGGCCCATTCGCCGCGGCACTATGAAAAGCTGGCCAGAAACCTTGCACCTGCCAGAGAGGAACTGGCTGACGACGCATTCCTAATCCCGCGAGATGAACAATATAAAGAACTTGGGACAGATGCGTATTATGGGGGTGTAGTATACCCGCGACATGGCAGTCTTCATCCAGCGAAATATCATGCTGGCTTGGTCGCAACTGCTGAGAAAGCAGGGGCAAAATTAATAGCCCAATGCCCGGCCACAAATATCAATCGAGAGAGCAAGGGTTTCACTGTCCATACGGCAAAAGGTGAAATTCATGCAAAAAAAGTTGTCCTCGCAACGAATGGCTATAGCGGGTCTTTGTCCCGCTGGCATCAGCGTCGGGTAATCCCGATCGGCAGTTATGTAATCGCGACTGATATTATCGACCCGCAGTTGATGAAAAAACTAATGCCAACCAATCGAATTATCAGTGATACCCGAAAGGTCGTGTACTACTATCGGCCCTCACCAGACCACAAAAGGATCATCTTTGGCGGCCGGGTGTCGCTCTCTGAAACCAACCCCAGATCAAGCGGCGAAAAACTGCACAAGGTCCTCCGAAATGTATTTCCAGAGTTGGAAGGCATTGGAATTTCCAGTTCCTGGATGGGATTTGTGGCCTTTACTTTTGATAGTCTTATGAATGCAGGCGAAGAGGATAATCTCTATTACGCGATGGGTTATTGCGGCTCTGGCGTCGGAATGGCGGGGTATCTAGGTATGAAAACAGGCTTGAAAGTTGCCGGAAAGGCTGAAGGTAAAACAGCGTTTGATAACGTCCCGTTTCAGACAAGACCTCTTTATTCTGGCAATCCCTGGTTTTTAGCGCCTTCTGTTCTCTTTTACAAAATGCGGGATTCCTTGGGGATCTGACAACGCCACACCTTTTTATTCAATGGCAAACCCACTTAGTTTTTCAGGGTCTTTTAAATGGATGCTTCCCCTAGCAATGGATACGCAGCCCCGCCTTTCCAATTCTTTGAGTTGTCGCCCCACGACTTCACGGGCGGTCCCAAGCTCTGCCGCCAAAGCTTGATGCGTAATATTGATATTCCCTTCAGAATCAGCAAGTTGCAGCAAGCGAGCCGCCAACCGTTTATCTAATCGTTCAAAGGCGACCTCTTCAACGACATGCATCACATCTGAAATCCGGTTTGAATATTGAGAAAAAACCAATCGCCGGAAACCGGGTGATTTGGCTATAGCTGTCTCAAATGCTTCCTTTGAAATTGAGACCGCGGTGACATCCGTTTCGGTAATTCCCTCAGCGCTATAAAGTTCGTTTGAGAGGAGACAAGCTGTTGTCATAATACAGGTTTCTCCGCCACTGACCCGATATAGAACGATTTCCCTTCCTGAGGCCGAAGTTTGCTGAACACGAACTGTTCCTTGCAGTAAAAGGAGAAAACTTTCGGCCTTTAACCCAGGGGCAAAAACTGTTTTACCTGCCGGTATCTCAATGATGTTGGCCTGTTCCTCCAAAAGCTCCCTATCCGCAAGCGGTAAGCTTGCAAGATCCGGAAATTGATCAATCCACCCCATTGCGCCCATTTCAACCCTTTTCTCGCTATGTGACTTAGTCACAGACATTCCAAGGCTACGGTAGAATAATAGACTTGTGAAATCAAAATCAGGAGTCGAAAATGCAGTTAAATGTCGGGAAAATAGACAGAACCCTGCGTGTCGCAGTTGGCGCCCTTTTGCTGGCCCTTGTATTTACGGGCCCCCAGACACCTTGGGGATGGATCGGACTGATCCCTCTTTTGACAGGTCTGGTTGGATATTGTCCGGCTTATTCCCTATTTGGTATTAAAACCTGTAAACGATCCTGAAAATCAAATAAATCTATTTAAGGTAGTGCTGACCATGACAACAAATGTAAAAACAATTTTTGATAAGGCGACATTCACCGCAACCCATATCGTATGGGATCCTGAAACAAGTAAAGCGGCCATCATCGACAGTGTCCATGATTATGATCCAAAATCAGGCCGGACATCTACTGTGTCAGCTGACGAAGTCATTGCCTTTATCAAGGAAAAAAATCTCACGGTTGAATGGATTCTGGAAACTCATGTCCATGCAGACCATCTAACAGCCGCACCCTATTTAAAAGAAAAGTTAGGCGGTAAAACCGGAATTGGGTCCAAAGTCGATACGGTTCAGGGAGTTTTCAAGTCCCTGTTTAATCTAGAGCCAGAGTTTTCCACTGATGGAAGCCAGTTCGATCATCTGTTCGAAGATGGTGAGACTTTCATGATTGGTAACATGAAAGCTGAAGTAATCCATACTCCTGGCCACACCCCAGCCTGCGCAACATATGTGATTGGTGATGCAGCCTTTGTCGGCGATACCCTGTTCATGCCAGACTTTGGAACGGCCCGTTGCGATTTCCCAGGTGGAGATGCCCGTCAACTTTTCCAGTCCATCCAGAAAATTTTGGCTCTCGATCCTGGAACCCGTCTGTTCCTCTGCCATGATTATGCACCCAATGGCCGGGACTATATTTGGGAGACAACTGTCGCTGCTGAAAAAGAAGGCAATATTCACGTAAATGACAAGGTTGATGAAAATGCATTTGTAGAGATGCGAACCAACCGTGACAAAGAGCTGGATATGCCTGTTCTTATTCTACCATCTGTCCAAGTCAATGTCCGCGCAGGTGACCTACCCCCTGCTGAAGACAACGGGACGCGATATCTAAAAATCCCACTTGACGCTGTCTAAGCCTTCAACATTTTCCTGGGGAGGAAATCATGGACATCAAAAAGATTGATGACGAACTAAGTGTGTCACCACAAATACTGGCTTCAGACCTTAAAGCCCTCAAAGAAGCTGGCTTCAAATCAATTATCTGCAATCGTCCTGACGGTGAAGGTAATGATCAGCCTAGTTTTTCTGAGATTGAGGCAGAGGCCCAGAAACTTGGTCTTCAAGCTTTTTATCAACCCGTTCAAACCGGCAAGGTAACCGACGAAGATGCGGAAACCTTTGCTGGTATTTATGCCAGTGCCCCCAAACCTGCCTTCGCCTATTGCCGAAGTGGTACCCGTTCCACCACTTTATGGGCGTTGAGCAGGGCTGGCCATATGCCGGTTGCAGATATCCTGACGAAAGCGAAAAATGCTGGTTACGATATGACAGGTGTTGTCCGAAGAATTCTGAACAATGGCAAGACACCAGCCAACGACATTGATGGGCAATATGACGTTGTTATTGTAGGCGCAGGTTCTGCCGGGATCTCAGTTGCTTCCTCAATCCTCGGGCGAGCACAGGATCTTAATATCGCGATCATTGATCCAGCAGATATCCACTATTATCAGCCCGGCTGGACATTGGTTGGCGGAGGCGTCTTTGACGCTGACGAAACCGTAAAAACGCTTTCGTCTGTTCTTCCAAAAGGTGTGCACTGGATTAAGGCTGCCGTCGCTGCATTTGAGCCAGACAAGAACGCAGTTCTATTAGAAGGCTGCCGCCTGATTAAATATGATCGGCTTGTTGTCTGCCCTGGGCTAAAGCTTAACTGGCACAAGGTTGATGGGCTTGTGGAAACCCTTGGCAAAAATGGTGTCACCTCCAACTATCGCTTCGATCTTGCACCCTACACTTGGGAATTAGTGAAGGCCCTGAAGGAAGGAACCGCACTCTTCACCCAACCTCCTATGCCCATTAAATGTGCCGGAGCACCACAAAAGGCCCTTTACCTCTCAGCAGATCATTGGTTCCGTCAGGGTGTCCTGAATAAAATTGACATTGAATTTTACAATGCTGGTGGAGTTCTTTTTGGCGTTAAGGAATATGTTCCCGCGTTGATGGAATATATTAAAAAGTATGATGCGGATCTCAAATTCAATCATAACCTCGTTGCTATTGACGGAAACCGCAAAGTTGCAACTTTTAATAAGACCGATGCAGACGGCGCTGTGGAAAAAGTGGAACGAGAGTTTGACATGATCCATGTTTGTCCGCCGCAATGTGCTCCGGATTTCATTCGGGTTAGTCCATTAGCAGATGAGGCCGGCTGGGTTGACGTGGACCAAAATACTCTCCGTCACAAAACATATGACAACATCTGGAGCCT contains the following coding sequences:
- a CDS encoding bifunctional protein tyrosine phosphatase family protein/NAD(P)/FAD-dependent oxidoreductase, whose translation is MDIKKIDDELSVSPQILASDLKALKEAGFKSIICNRPDGEGNDQPSFSEIEAEAQKLGLQAFYQPVQTGKVTDEDAETFAGIYASAPKPAFAYCRSGTRSTTLWALSRAGHMPVADILTKAKNAGYDMTGVVRRILNNGKTPANDIDGQYDVVIVGAGSAGISVASSILGRAQDLNIAIIDPADIHYYQPGWTLVGGGVFDADETVKTLSSVLPKGVHWIKAAVAAFEPDKNAVLLEGCRLIKYDRLVVCPGLKLNWHKVDGLVETLGKNGVTSNYRFDLAPYTWELVKALKEGTALFTQPPMPIKCAGAPQKALYLSADHWFRQGVLNKIDIEFYNAGGVLFGVKEYVPALMEYIKKYDADLKFNHNLVAIDGNRKVATFNKTDADGAVEKVEREFDMIHVCPPQCAPDFIRVSPLADEAGWVDVDQNTLRHKTYDNIWSLGDVMNAPNAKTAAAARKQAPIVAQNVLNDMSRGNGISHYDGYGSCPLTVERGKIVLAEFGYGGKLLPSFPKWIINGEKPSHLAWLLKEKILPPVYWKAMLRGKEWLVRPEIEN